The following proteins come from a genomic window of Crassostrea angulata isolate pt1a10 chromosome 1, ASM2561291v2, whole genome shotgun sequence:
- the LOC128178360 gene encoding uncharacterized protein LOC128178360 isoform X3 produces MAVMRDYLITPIMICNSRRKVSRFLFGTCQGRVFLAILAIVGLTYINMLIYMPVFQVFRNRNVHAPCLIPVFDIYDKSISDQFWSQQPLPCEGWLNIFYVTSSGKLTLNNSAVGLSGLHDIQCHYRYIHRKSETEFVFSEKHLYTKPTYLDGDFVHVECFNNQKNRVYNNLHFNIDAKPILKSKKLVNESLDRLSVIAFGLDSVSRLIAERKLPKTMKYLRQNLGAYVFTGHTRLGDSSFPNLNPLLTGLISDNTSPVPPVHKLPFIFKNFSEHGAVNVFVEDWYKVATFKGFTDQPSMHYSQPLVQAMDQVRPSYLALDKSFQFLQSHNIPLRKVSALCFGNEKRYKILMNYYKKFIETYGNTRKFAFSWINELAHDFFNMVELADGDIRDLFKWLKESGKLDNAVLLFFSDHGPRYSEIQNTDIGRVSNLLPLMSIALPKRLTEKYPHIAKNMKINTERLTTNHDVFLMLKDILYANYEKQPVVTPNEDGMIPHEISLFREIPSSRSCAEARISDVFCPCYSSVRVPTSDERIQTAARFVVNKINDILKEVRSKCAKVEYKSIRHASLIFPDMQRDLSQERAFSLRGYFWKVESATRFLISLHTEPGNALFEARIDYRAANDIKILGTILRTNAYGNQSSCIDHGDRIRRLYCYCV; encoded by the coding sequence ATGGCGGTAATGAGGGATTATCTAATCACGCCGATTATGATCTGTAACTCTCGGAGGAAAGTCTCGCGCTTCCTCTTTGGGACATGTCAAGGAAGGGTATTTTTGGCCATTTTAGCCATCGTCGGATTAACGTACATAAATATGCTGATATACATGCCCGTCTTCCAAGTTTTTCGAAACAGAAATGTTCACGCTCCGTGTCTTATTCCGGTGTTTGACATTTATGACAAATCAATTAGCGACCAGTTCTGGTCTCAGCAACCATTGCCATGTGAGGGTTggttgaatatattttatgtgacgTCATCCGGGAAACTGACGTTAAACAATTCTGCCGTTGGGCTCTCGGGATTACACGATATTCAGTGCCATTATAGATATATTCATAGAAAGTCGGAGACAGAGTTTGTGTTTTCTGAAAAACATTTATACACGAAACCTACATACCTCGATGGAGATTTCGTTCATGTCGAATGTTTCAACAATCAAAAGAACCGCGTCTACAATAATCTGCATTTCAATATAGATGCAAAacccattttaaaatcaaagaaattagtCAACGAATCCCTGGACAGGCTAAGTGTGATCGCATTTGGTTTAGACTCTGTTTCCCGACTCATTGCCGAAAGGAAACTACCCAAAACCATGAAATATCTTCGTCAGAATTTAGGTGCCTACGTTTTCACCGGACACACACGTTTGGGTGATAGCTCCTTTCCCAATCTGAACCCTCTTCTGACCGGGTTGATTTCAGACAATACTTCACCAGTGCCACCTGTTCACAAATTGCCTTTCATTTTCAAGAATTTTTCTGAACATGGTGCAGTCAACGTTTTTGTTGAAGATTGGTACAAAGTGGCCACATTTAAGGGATTTACTGATCAACCCTCTATGCATTACTCGCAGCCATTAGTTCAAGCGATGGATCAGGTTCGACCGTCTTACTTAGCTTTGGACAAAAGTTTCCAATTTCTACAGAGTCATAATATACCACTTCGGAAAGTTTCTGCGCTGTGTTTTGGAAATGAAAAGAGGTATAAAATCCTTATGAATTATTACAAGAAATTTATTGAGACCTATGGAAACACGAGAAAATTCGCATTTTCATGGATTAACGAGTTAGCCCATGATTTTTTCAACATGGTGGAACTGGCTGACGGTGACATTCGTGACCTGTTTAAGTGGCTTAAAGAATCCGGAAAGTTAGACAATGCAGTGCTTTTGTTTTTTAGTGACCATGGTCCAAGATACAGTGAAATTCAAAATACGGATATCGGCAGGGTTTCTAACCTTTTACCTTTGATGTCAATTGCATTACCGAAACGTTTGACTGAAAAATACCCACATATTGCCAAGAATATGAAAATTAACACAGAGCGACTAACAACCAACCATGATGTGTTTTTGATGTTAAAAGACATTCTCTATGCAAACTACGAGAAACAACCTGTAGTTACACCTAACGAAGACGGTATGATTCCGCATGAGATTAGTTTGTTCAGAGAGATTCCTTCTTCTCGAAGTTGTGCGGAGGCGCGGATATCAGACGTCTTCTGTCCATGTTATTCCTCCGTCAGAGTTCCGACCTCCGACGAAAGAATTCAGACTGCGGCGCGTTTTGTTGTCAATAAAATTAACGACATTCTGAAGGAAGTGCGATCGAAGTGTGCCAAAGTGGAATACAAATCCATTCGGCACGCCTCGCTCATATTCCCCGATATGCAGAGGGATTTATCCCAAGAGCGTGCTTTTTCATTACGGGGATACTTTTGGAAAGTGGAAAGCGCGACCCGCTTTCTCATCAGTTTACACACAGAACCCGGCAACGCGTTATTTGAAGCAAGGATTGATTACAGAGCCGCTAACGACATTAAAATATTAGGGACCATATTGCGAACAAACGCTTACGGCAACCAGTCTTCTTGTATTGACCACGGCGATAGGATACGGCGGTTATATTGCTATTGTGTCTAA
- the LOC128178360 gene encoding uncharacterized protein LOC128178360 isoform X1: MGHLEIDLNCLGICRAWHYALFTLFDIHFPVRDHNIIELLQPNQNRNRSMILKNTRMAVMRDYLITPIMICNSRRKVSRFLFGTCQGRVFLAILAIVGLTYINMLIYMPVFQVFRNRNVHAPCLIPVFDIYDKSISDQFWSQQPLPCEGWLNIFYVTSSGKLTLNNSAVGLSGLHDIQCHYRYIHRKSETEFVFSEKHLYTKPTYLDGDFVHVECFNNQKNRVYNNLHFNIDAKPILKSKKLVNESLDRLSVIAFGLDSVSRLIAERKLPKTMKYLRQNLGAYVFTGHTRLGDSSFPNLNPLLTGLISDNTSPVPPVHKLPFIFKNFSEHGAVNVFVEDWYKVATFKGFTDQPSMHYSQPLVQAMDQVRPSYLALDKSFQFLQSHNIPLRKVSALCFGNEKRYKILMNYYKKFIETYGNTRKFAFSWINELAHDFFNMVELADGDIRDLFKWLKESGKLDNAVLLFFSDHGPRYSEIQNTDIGRVSNLLPLMSIALPKRLTEKYPHIAKNMKINTERLTTNHDVFLMLKDILYANYEKQPVVTPNEDGMIPHEISLFREIPSSRSCAEARISDVFCPCYSSVRVPTSDERIQTAARFVVNKINDILKEVRSKCAKVEYKSIRHASLIFPDMQRDLSQERAFSLRGYFWKVESATRFLISLHTEPGNALFEARIDYRAANDIKILGTILRTNAYGNQSSCIDHGDRIRRLYCYCV; this comes from the exons ATGGGTCACTTAGAAATCGATTTAAACTGTTTGGGTATTTGTCGCGCATGGCATTATgcattatttactttatttgacATTCATTTCCCAGTTCGCGATCACAACATTATTGAGCTGCTTCAGCCGAACCAAAATAGGAATCGTAGCATG ATATTGAAGAACACAAGGATGGCGGTAATGAGGGATTATCTAATCACGCCGATTATGATCTGTAACTCTCGGAGGAAAGTCTCGCGCTTCCTCTTTGGGACATGTCAAGGAAGGGTATTTTTGGCCATTTTAGCCATCGTCGGATTAACGTACATAAATATGCTGATATACATGCCCGTCTTCCAAGTTTTTCGAAACAGAAATGTTCACGCTCCGTGTCTTATTCCGGTGTTTGACATTTATGACAAATCAATTAGCGACCAGTTCTGGTCTCAGCAACCATTGCCATGTGAGGGTTggttgaatatattttatgtgacgTCATCCGGGAAACTGACGTTAAACAATTCTGCCGTTGGGCTCTCGGGATTACACGATATTCAGTGCCATTATAGATATATTCATAGAAAGTCGGAGACAGAGTTTGTGTTTTCTGAAAAACATTTATACACGAAACCTACATACCTCGATGGAGATTTCGTTCATGTCGAATGTTTCAACAATCAAAAGAACCGCGTCTACAATAATCTGCATTTCAATATAGATGCAAAacccattttaaaatcaaagaaattagtCAACGAATCCCTGGACAGGCTAAGTGTGATCGCATTTGGTTTAGACTCTGTTTCCCGACTCATTGCCGAAAGGAAACTACCCAAAACCATGAAATATCTTCGTCAGAATTTAGGTGCCTACGTTTTCACCGGACACACACGTTTGGGTGATAGCTCCTTTCCCAATCTGAACCCTCTTCTGACCGGGTTGATTTCAGACAATACTTCACCAGTGCCACCTGTTCACAAATTGCCTTTCATTTTCAAGAATTTTTCTGAACATGGTGCAGTCAACGTTTTTGTTGAAGATTGGTACAAAGTGGCCACATTTAAGGGATTTACTGATCAACCCTCTATGCATTACTCGCAGCCATTAGTTCAAGCGATGGATCAGGTTCGACCGTCTTACTTAGCTTTGGACAAAAGTTTCCAATTTCTACAGAGTCATAATATACCACTTCGGAAAGTTTCTGCGCTGTGTTTTGGAAATGAAAAGAGGTATAAAATCCTTATGAATTATTACAAGAAATTTATTGAGACCTATGGAAACACGAGAAAATTCGCATTTTCATGGATTAACGAGTTAGCCCATGATTTTTTCAACATGGTGGAACTGGCTGACGGTGACATTCGTGACCTGTTTAAGTGGCTTAAAGAATCCGGAAAGTTAGACAATGCAGTGCTTTTGTTTTTTAGTGACCATGGTCCAAGATACAGTGAAATTCAAAATACGGATATCGGCAGGGTTTCTAACCTTTTACCTTTGATGTCAATTGCATTACCGAAACGTTTGACTGAAAAATACCCACATATTGCCAAGAATATGAAAATTAACACAGAGCGACTAACAACCAACCATGATGTGTTTTTGATGTTAAAAGACATTCTCTATGCAAACTACGAGAAACAACCTGTAGTTACACCTAACGAAGACGGTATGATTCCGCATGAGATTAGTTTGTTCAGAGAGATTCCTTCTTCTCGAAGTTGTGCGGAGGCGCGGATATCAGACGTCTTCTGTCCATGTTATTCCTCCGTCAGAGTTCCGACCTCCGACGAAAGAATTCAGACTGCGGCGCGTTTTGTTGTCAATAAAATTAACGACATTCTGAAGGAAGTGCGATCGAAGTGTGCCAAAGTGGAATACAAATCCATTCGGCACGCCTCGCTCATATTCCCCGATATGCAGAGGGATTTATCCCAAGAGCGTGCTTTTTCATTACGGGGATACTTTTGGAAAGTGGAAAGCGCGACCCGCTTTCTCATCAGTTTACACACAGAACCCGGCAACGCGTTATTTGAAGCAAGGATTGATTACAGAGCCGCTAACGACATTAAAATATTAGGGACCATATTGCGAACAAACGCTTACGGCAACCAGTCTTCTTGTATTGACCACGGCGATAGGATACGGCGGTTATATTGCTATTGTGTCTAA
- the LOC128178360 gene encoding uncharacterized protein LOC128178360 isoform X2: MKPSEPALETPGTCFQLVYHYFGRWILSTHTECNGTDNIINLCVHFPTTILKNTRMAVMRDYLITPIMICNSRRKVSRFLFGTCQGRVFLAILAIVGLTYINMLIYMPVFQVFRNRNVHAPCLIPVFDIYDKSISDQFWSQQPLPCEGWLNIFYVTSSGKLTLNNSAVGLSGLHDIQCHYRYIHRKSETEFVFSEKHLYTKPTYLDGDFVHVECFNNQKNRVYNNLHFNIDAKPILKSKKLVNESLDRLSVIAFGLDSVSRLIAERKLPKTMKYLRQNLGAYVFTGHTRLGDSSFPNLNPLLTGLISDNTSPVPPVHKLPFIFKNFSEHGAVNVFVEDWYKVATFKGFTDQPSMHYSQPLVQAMDQVRPSYLALDKSFQFLQSHNIPLRKVSALCFGNEKRYKILMNYYKKFIETYGNTRKFAFSWINELAHDFFNMVELADGDIRDLFKWLKESGKLDNAVLLFFSDHGPRYSEIQNTDIGRVSNLLPLMSIALPKRLTEKYPHIAKNMKINTERLTTNHDVFLMLKDILYANYEKQPVVTPNEDGMIPHEISLFREIPSSRSCAEARISDVFCPCYSSVRVPTSDERIQTAARFVVNKINDILKEVRSKCAKVEYKSIRHASLIFPDMQRDLSQERAFSLRGYFWKVESATRFLISLHTEPGNALFEARIDYRAANDIKILGTILRTNAYGNQSSCIDHGDRIRRLYCYCV, translated from the exons AATGCAATGGAACCgataatattataaatttgtGCGTGCATTTTCCTACAACT ATATTGAAGAACACAAGGATGGCGGTAATGAGGGATTATCTAATCACGCCGATTATGATCTGTAACTCTCGGAGGAAAGTCTCGCGCTTCCTCTTTGGGACATGTCAAGGAAGGGTATTTTTGGCCATTTTAGCCATCGTCGGATTAACGTACATAAATATGCTGATATACATGCCCGTCTTCCAAGTTTTTCGAAACAGAAATGTTCACGCTCCGTGTCTTATTCCGGTGTTTGACATTTATGACAAATCAATTAGCGACCAGTTCTGGTCTCAGCAACCATTGCCATGTGAGGGTTggttgaatatattttatgtgacgTCATCCGGGAAACTGACGTTAAACAATTCTGCCGTTGGGCTCTCGGGATTACACGATATTCAGTGCCATTATAGATATATTCATAGAAAGTCGGAGACAGAGTTTGTGTTTTCTGAAAAACATTTATACACGAAACCTACATACCTCGATGGAGATTTCGTTCATGTCGAATGTTTCAACAATCAAAAGAACCGCGTCTACAATAATCTGCATTTCAATATAGATGCAAAacccattttaaaatcaaagaaattagtCAACGAATCCCTGGACAGGCTAAGTGTGATCGCATTTGGTTTAGACTCTGTTTCCCGACTCATTGCCGAAAGGAAACTACCCAAAACCATGAAATATCTTCGTCAGAATTTAGGTGCCTACGTTTTCACCGGACACACACGTTTGGGTGATAGCTCCTTTCCCAATCTGAACCCTCTTCTGACCGGGTTGATTTCAGACAATACTTCACCAGTGCCACCTGTTCACAAATTGCCTTTCATTTTCAAGAATTTTTCTGAACATGGTGCAGTCAACGTTTTTGTTGAAGATTGGTACAAAGTGGCCACATTTAAGGGATTTACTGATCAACCCTCTATGCATTACTCGCAGCCATTAGTTCAAGCGATGGATCAGGTTCGACCGTCTTACTTAGCTTTGGACAAAAGTTTCCAATTTCTACAGAGTCATAATATACCACTTCGGAAAGTTTCTGCGCTGTGTTTTGGAAATGAAAAGAGGTATAAAATCCTTATGAATTATTACAAGAAATTTATTGAGACCTATGGAAACACGAGAAAATTCGCATTTTCATGGATTAACGAGTTAGCCCATGATTTTTTCAACATGGTGGAACTGGCTGACGGTGACATTCGTGACCTGTTTAAGTGGCTTAAAGAATCCGGAAAGTTAGACAATGCAGTGCTTTTGTTTTTTAGTGACCATGGTCCAAGATACAGTGAAATTCAAAATACGGATATCGGCAGGGTTTCTAACCTTTTACCTTTGATGTCAATTGCATTACCGAAACGTTTGACTGAAAAATACCCACATATTGCCAAGAATATGAAAATTAACACAGAGCGACTAACAACCAACCATGATGTGTTTTTGATGTTAAAAGACATTCTCTATGCAAACTACGAGAAACAACCTGTAGTTACACCTAACGAAGACGGTATGATTCCGCATGAGATTAGTTTGTTCAGAGAGATTCCTTCTTCTCGAAGTTGTGCGGAGGCGCGGATATCAGACGTCTTCTGTCCATGTTATTCCTCCGTCAGAGTTCCGACCTCCGACGAAAGAATTCAGACTGCGGCGCGTTTTGTTGTCAATAAAATTAACGACATTCTGAAGGAAGTGCGATCGAAGTGTGCCAAAGTGGAATACAAATCCATTCGGCACGCCTCGCTCATATTCCCCGATATGCAGAGGGATTTATCCCAAGAGCGTGCTTTTTCATTACGGGGATACTTTTGGAAAGTGGAAAGCGCGACCCGCTTTCTCATCAGTTTACACACAGAACCCGGCAACGCGTTATTTGAAGCAAGGATTGATTACAGAGCCGCTAACGACATTAAAATATTAGGGACCATATTGCGAACAAACGCTTACGGCAACCAGTCTTCTTGTATTGACCACGGCGATAGGATACGGCGGTTATATTGCTATTGTGTCTAA